In the genome of Hyphobacterium sp. CCMP332, one region contains:
- the speB gene encoding agmatinase gives MKTFAGIPKEYHQLDNAEIVLIPVPYDGTSTWGKGADKGPEAFLEAAENMELFDIQTRTEVYKKGIHLAKAVTENDSPDAMVKAVHNTAKSFLDKGKFVTLFGGEHSISIGSIRAFDEKFDDLTVLQIDAHTDLRPEYQGTPYNHACAVYEASKRNNLIQVGIRSMDIVEMEHLDESKVFWAHEIHKSMDWVNRAIELMTENVFITIDLDAFDPSIMPSTGTPEPGGMNWWQMDYFLSKVINSKSVVGFDIVELAPNKNNRGPDFLSAKLYYKLLSYIYSK, from the coding sequence ATGAAAACTTTTGCCGGAATACCCAAAGAATACCATCAATTAGACAATGCAGAAATAGTCTTAATTCCAGTGCCCTATGATGGAACAAGCACATGGGGAAAAGGGGCAGACAAAGGTCCTGAAGCTTTTCTTGAAGCAGCTGAGAACATGGAGCTATTTGATATTCAGACAAGAACAGAAGTTTATAAAAAAGGCATTCACCTGGCCAAAGCTGTTACTGAAAATGACAGTCCGGATGCAATGGTCAAAGCTGTTCACAATACAGCAAAATCATTTTTGGATAAAGGTAAATTTGTTACACTTTTTGGTGGTGAACATTCCATCAGTATAGGAAGCATAAGAGCTTTTGATGAAAAATTTGATGATTTGACTGTATTGCAAATCGATGCCCACACCGACTTAAGACCTGAATATCAAGGTACGCCATATAACCATGCCTGTGCAGTTTATGAGGCTTCAAAAAGAAATAATTTGATACAGGTTGGAATAAGAAGCATGGATATTGTGGAAATGGAACACCTTGATGAATCAAAAGTATTCTGGGCTCATGAAATTCACAAAAGTATGGACTGGGTAAACAGAGCCATTGAATTAATGACAGAAAATGTATTTATTACCATTGATCTCGATGCTTTTGACCCTTCAATCATGCCCAGCACAGGAACACCTGAACCGGGCGGAATGAACTGGTGGCAAATGGATTATTTCTTGAGCAAGGTAATTAATTCCAAAAGTGTAGTGGGTTTTGATATTGTTGAACTTGCCCCAAATAAAAATAACAGGGGCCCTGATTTTCTTTCGGCAAAACTTTATTATAAATTATTGAGCTACATATATTCTAAATAG
- a CDS encoding deoxyhypusine synthase family protein — protein MSKPITEFIEKYFLHFNAASLVDAAKGYEKHLNEGGKMMITLAGAMSTAELGKILAEMIRQDKVSIISCTGANLEEDLMNLVAHSHYKRVPNYRDLTPKEEWDLLEKGLNRVTDTCIPEEEAFRRLQKHIFEIWKNADETGERKLPHEYMYQMIQSGVLKEYYEIDPKDSWMVAAAEKNLPIIVPGWEDSTMGNIFASYCYKGELKASTMKSGIEYMTYLSKWYIENSGGKGVGFFQIGGGIAGDFPICVVPMLYQDLEMENIPFWSYFCQISDSTTSYGSYSGAVPNEKITWGKLDINTPKYIIESDATIVAPLIFAYLLGM, from the coding sequence ATGTCTAAGCCAATTACAGAGTTTATTGAAAAATATTTCCTTCATTTTAACGCTGCCAGTCTGGTGGATGCAGCCAAAGGTTATGAAAAACACCTCAATGAAGGTGGCAAAATGATGATCACTCTGGCCGGAGCAATGAGTACAGCAGAACTCGGTAAAATTCTCGCCGAGATGATCCGGCAGGACAAAGTCAGTATAATATCATGTACAGGTGCAAACCTGGAAGAGGATTTGATGAATTTGGTAGCGCACAGCCATTATAAACGCGTTCCTAACTACAGAGATTTAACACCGAAGGAGGAATGGGACCTTTTAGAGAAAGGATTGAACAGGGTAACAGACACCTGTATTCCCGAAGAAGAGGCTTTTCGAAGATTGCAAAAGCATATTTTTGAGATATGGAAAAATGCGGATGAAACAGGGGAGAGAAAGTTACCGCATGAATACATGTATCAAATGATTCAATCAGGAGTGCTCAAAGAATATTATGAAATTGATCCCAAAGATTCCTGGATGGTTGCTGCAGCAGAAAAAAACCTGCCAATTATTGTGCCCGGATGGGAAGACAGCACCATGGGGAATATTTTTGCTTCCTATTGTTATAAAGGGGAATTAAAAGCCTCCACCATGAAAAGTGGAATAGAATACATGACCTATTTATCAAAATGGTATATTGAAAATTCGGGAGGGAAAGGCGTTGGTTTTTTCCAGATCGGTGGTGGAATTGCGGGTGATTTTCCGATATGCGTGGTGCCAATGCTTTATCAGGATCTGGAAATGGAAAACATACCGTTTTGGTCATATTTTTGTCAAATTAGTGATTCTACGACAAGCTATGGTTCCTATTCCGGGGCGGTGCCAAACGAAAAAATCACCTGGGGCAAACTGGATATTAATACACCTAAATACATCATTGAGTCAGACGCTACAATTGTAGCTCCTTTAATTTTTGCCTATCTCTTAGGGATGTGA
- a CDS encoding arginine decarboxylase produces MKNKYIDLIDQTFNFPQEEFTLDKNQLEFHGIDLMGLVKKYGTPLKFTYLPKISDNIKRAKTWFADAMQRHQYKADYHYCYCTKSSHFSYVLNEALKNDIHIETSSAYDINIVETLINNGKLTKKSFVICNGYKRDQYVENIVRLIKKGFNRVIPIIDNVQELSLLDEKLNQEFEIGIRIASEEEPKFEFYTSRLGIGYKDIVPFYKHQILEKENVKLKMLHFFINTGIRDNAYYWNELTKCLKVYADLKKVCPDLDSLNIGGGFPIKNSLSFEFDYAYMINEIIAQVKAICDEENIPEPNIFTEFGSFTVGESGGAIFEILGQKQQNDREKWNMINSSFMTTLPDTWAINRRFILLPLNRWDNEYERVLLGGLTCDSDDYYNSEQHINAIYLPRFRKDKPLYIGFFNTGAYQETVGGFGGLQHCLIPTPKHILIDRDENGKLITKVFAESQKPEDMLKILGY; encoded by the coding sequence ATGAAGAATAAGTATATCGACCTCATTGACCAGACTTTCAATTTTCCTCAGGAAGAATTTACGCTGGACAAAAATCAATTAGAATTTCACGGCATTGACTTGATGGGCTTGGTGAAAAAGTACGGTACCCCATTGAAGTTTACTTATTTGCCTAAAATTTCAGATAATATCAAAAGAGCTAAAACCTGGTTTGCAGATGCCATGCAGCGACACCAGTATAAAGCGGACTATCATTATTGCTATTGTACTAAAAGTTCACATTTTTCATACGTTTTAAATGAGGCTTTAAAAAATGATATTCATATAGAAACCTCTTCGGCCTATGATATTAATATTGTTGAAACCCTTATCAACAATGGGAAACTGACCAAAAAGAGTTTTGTGATTTGCAATGGTTATAAACGCGATCAATATGTAGAAAATATTGTAAGGCTGATAAAAAAAGGGTTTAACAGAGTTATTCCAATAATCGACAATGTACAAGAGCTCAGTCTCTTAGATGAAAAATTAAACCAGGAATTTGAAATTGGTATAAGAATAGCTTCTGAGGAAGAACCAAAGTTTGAGTTTTATACATCTCGTCTTGGAATTGGATACAAGGATATTGTACCTTTTTACAAACATCAGATACTTGAAAAAGAAAATGTTAAGCTTAAGATGCTTCACTTTTTTATTAATACAGGGATTAGAGACAATGCCTACTATTGGAATGAGTTGACAAAATGTTTAAAGGTCTATGCGGATTTAAAAAAGGTTTGCCCGGATCTTGATTCTTTAAATATTGGCGGGGGCTTTCCTATTAAGAATTCCCTGAGTTTTGAGTTTGATTATGCCTATATGATCAATGAGATCATTGCACAGGTTAAAGCAATATGCGATGAAGAGAACATTCCGGAACCAAACATATTTACTGAATTCGGATCATTTACGGTAGGTGAAAGTGGTGGTGCAATTTTTGAGATTTTGGGTCAGAAACAGCAAAATGATCGTGAAAAATGGAACATGATCAACAGTTCATTTATGACAACCTTACCGGATACGTGGGCAATTAACCGACGATTTATACTTCTTCCTTTAAATCGTTGGGACAATGAATACGAAAGAGTGCTTTTAGGCGGATTGACCTGCGACAGCGATGATTATTATAACTCTGAGCAACATATTAATGCAATATATTTACCCAGATTCAGAAAAGATAAGCCATTGTATATTGGGTTTTTTAACACCGGAGCCTATCAGGAAACCGTAGGAGGATTTGGTGGTTTGCAGCATTGTCTAATCCCAACCCCAAAGCATATTTTGATCGACAGAGACGAAAATGGTAAATTAATCACAAAAGTTTTTGCCGAATCTCAGAAACCTGAAGACATGTTAAAAATACTGGGATACTGA
- a CDS encoding TerC family protein has protein sequence MDIFLQSETWVALLTLTFLEIVLGVDNIIFISIVSNKLPDKLQRKARNLGLTLALVMRIGLLLGLSYILSFTQPLFSLFEFEVSGRDLILAAGGLFLIFKSTVEIHHKMEGHTPDSASTIKESFSAVIIQIVLLDMIFSVDSILTAIGLAEEVIIMIIAVVIAMIIMMVFAGKISEIINKHPTLQILALSFLILIGFMLILEGLHQHIPKGYIYFAVFFSLIVEVFNIRIRKKRNPLELNKRLPMEEQT, from the coding sequence ATGGATATTTTTCTTCAGTCCGAAACCTGGGTGGCATTACTTACTTTGACTTTTCTTGAAATTGTGCTGGGGGTGGATAATATTATTTTCATCTCTATAGTTTCTAACAAATTACCCGACAAATTACAGAGAAAAGCGCGTAACCTTGGATTGACTCTGGCATTGGTAATGCGCATAGGGCTATTATTGGGATTGAGTTATATCTTGAGTTTTACTCAACCACTTTTTTCATTATTTGAGTTTGAAGTAAGTGGCAGAGATCTGATACTCGCAGCCGGAGGACTGTTTTTAATATTCAAAAGCACTGTTGAAATACATCACAAAATGGAAGGCCATACTCCTGATAGCGCCTCAACAATTAAAGAATCATTTTCTGCAGTTATTATTCAGATAGTGCTGCTCGATATGATTTTTTCAGTTGACAGTATATTGACCGCCATTGGACTGGCAGAAGAAGTGATTATAATGATCATTGCTGTGGTAATTGCAATGATAATTATGATGGTATTTGCAGGGAAGATCTCAGAAATCATCAATAAACACCCTACGCTACAAATACTCGCACTTTCATTTCTTATCCTGATTGGCTTTATGCTTATTCTGGAAGGATTGCATCAACATATACCTAAAGGATATATCTATTTTGCAGTATTTTTCTCCCTCATCGTTGAAGTGTTTAATATCAGAATACGCAAAAAGAGAAATCCTTTGGAATTGAATAAACGCCTTCCGATGGAAGAACAAACATAA
- a CDS encoding DUF2147 domain-containing protein: MRHIFILSLLLLFQGIIGFTFGQSIENKIVGEWLTTDKDAIVKMHYGNKKGQSEDKIYGQLIWLEEPNNEDGSPKKDKENPKEILRKRTILGLTIIKELEWDGDEDEWLWEDGSAYDPESGNTYSFKAYIDPERPNILNCRGYLGFSLLGRTEVWTRKNN; the protein is encoded by the coding sequence ATGAGACATATTTTTATACTTTCTCTTTTATTACTCTTTCAGGGAATCATTGGCTTCACTTTTGGGCAATCCATTGAAAATAAAATAGTCGGGGAATGGTTAACAACCGACAAAGATGCCATAGTAAAGATGCACTACGGGAATAAAAAGGGTCAATCTGAAGATAAAATATATGGTCAATTAATTTGGCTTGAAGAACCCAATAATGAAGATGGTTCACCGAAAAAGGACAAAGAAAATCCAAAAGAAATCTTAAGAAAGAGAACCATACTGGGTCTTACAATTATTAAAGAACTTGAATGGGATGGAGATGAAGATGAATGGCTATGGGAAGACGGAAGTGCATATGATCCCGAATCAGGGAATACCTATAGTTTTAAAGCATATATAGACCCGGAACGGCCCAATATTCTGAATTGCAGGGGCTATCTTGGGTTTTCCCTTCTTGGACGAACAGAAGTTTGGACAAGGAAAAATAATTGA